From the Candidatus Krumholzibacteriota bacterium genome, one window contains:
- a CDS encoding HAMP domain-containing histidine kinase, producing the protein MRSPRNLPFLLRVYLVAGVAVLVAAALWYNGTMIGRMQAQSNDLTRLFSRFIAIELRDIRGDDRRAEFVTQVRNAISVPFVVSDISGRPMIWNGIGVEQVGDDEYFRLTNFDPDAPNDPLLERVLERARMFDRINDPIRIEGDEVSLVLHHGTSRLQRELAVAPYVQIAVLALFLLFGFLMFRALKQNEQRSIWVGMAKETAHQLGTPLSSIMGWLAMIQEETAEAEVSENVQTAMREVEADVDRLVRISSRFGKIGSAPKLEYHKIAPIIEDTVDYFERRRPSLRIGSTISVDLEELPLVRCSADLLGWVFENLVKNSLDAIDGEGGSIAIVGRMNPGEKRVEITFSDNGKGMTASQRNRIFTPGYTTKSRGWGLGLALVRRIVEEIHGGSIRVTHTLPGKGTTFLITFPVD; encoded by the coding sequence ATGCGTTCACCGAGAAACCTTCCCTTCCTCCTCAGGGTATACCTCGTCGCCGGCGTTGCCGTCCTCGTGGCCGCGGCGCTCTGGTACAACGGCACGATGATCGGCCGGATGCAGGCGCAGTCGAACGATCTCACGCGCCTCTTCTCGCGCTTCATCGCCATCGAGCTGCGGGACATCCGCGGGGACGATCGCCGCGCCGAGTTCGTCACGCAGGTGCGGAACGCGATCAGCGTTCCCTTCGTCGTCTCGGACATCTCCGGGAGGCCGATGATCTGGAACGGCATCGGCGTGGAACAGGTGGGGGACGACGAATACTTCCGGCTGACGAACTTCGATCCCGACGCCCCGAACGATCCGCTCCTCGAGCGCGTGCTCGAGCGCGCGCGCATGTTCGACCGGATCAACGACCCGATCCGGATCGAGGGGGACGAGGTGAGCCTCGTCCTGCACCACGGGACCTCGCGGCTCCAGCGGGAGCTCGCCGTCGCGCCCTACGTGCAGATCGCCGTGCTCGCCCTCTTCCTCCTCTTCGGGTTCCTCATGTTCCGCGCGCTCAAGCAGAACGAGCAACGGTCCATCTGGGTGGGCATGGCGAAGGAGACGGCGCACCAGCTCGGCACGCCGCTCTCGTCGATCATGGGATGGCTCGCGATGATACAGGAGGAGACGGCGGAGGCCGAGGTCTCCGAAAATGTCCAGACGGCGATGCGGGAGGTCGAGGCCGACGTCGACCGCCTCGTGCGGATCTCGTCGCGGTTCGGCAAGATCGGCTCCGCCCCGAAGCTCGAGTACCACAAGATCGCGCCGATCATCGAGGACACGGTCGACTACTTCGAGCGGCGGCGCCCGTCGCTCCGCATCGGCTCGACGATCTCCGTCGATCTCGAGGAGCTCCCCCTGGTCCGGTGCAGCGCCGACCTGCTCGGCTGGGTTTTCGAGAACCTCGTGAAGAACTCCCTCGACGCGATCGACGGGGAGGGGGGGAGTATCGCCATCGTCGGCAGGATGAACCCGGGCGAGAAACGCGTCGAGATCACCTTCTCGGACAACGGGAAGGGGATGACCGCGAGCCAGCGGAACCGTATCTTCACGCCGGGGTATACTACGAAGAGCCGCGGATGGGGGCTCGGCCTCGCGCTCGTCAGGCGGATCGTCGAGGAGATACACGGGGGTTCGATCCGCGTGACCCATACGCTTCCCGGGAAGGGCACCACCTTCCTCATCACGTTCCCGGTCGACTGA
- a CDS encoding PglZ domain-containing protein, whose product MKKTRIIWVDDEIDLLRSHVMFLEGKGYEVRGVSSGAEAIELLSCERFDLLLLDETMPGRSGLETLQDIKEIDPNLPVVMITKNEAEDLMEQAIGMKIDDYLLKPINPLQIYSAAKRLLESHRIQEGAASKDYLQVYRRLSDEIVGQAGPEDWIRIHQELSFWDLEFDRFSDTGLEQTHDDLRRNANIEFGRFIEERYAGWVNSDDRPLLSVDIMKRFVIPRLAGKRKVYFIVIDCMRFDQWLRIEDLIAPFFTVGRDSYISILPTATPYSRNAIFAGLFPDEIARRHPQWWLERSRDELSKNRFENELMLDQLKRHHLDGLSTKYVKVYESEEANEIRKQVNSYRGIDLVALVFNFLDILAHGRSQSEILQEIAPDEGAFRSLMRTWFAHSALYDILQRIADHGASVVITTDHGSILGKKASLVHGNRDTSTNLRYKFGENINGDPRQTLLVRRPADFRLPAEGPSKNYIFAKENYYFVYPTKFHEYEKQYLGTFQHGGISLEEMIIPVITLEPK is encoded by the coding sequence TTGAAGAAGACACGGATCATCTGGGTCGACGACGAGATCGACCTGCTCCGCTCGCACGTCATGTTCCTCGAGGGGAAGGGCTACGAGGTGCGCGGCGTTTCGAGCGGCGCCGAGGCGATCGAGCTGCTCTCCTGCGAGCGCTTCGACCTCCTCCTCCTCGACGAGACGATGCCGGGCCGGAGCGGGCTCGAGACGCTCCAGGACATCAAGGAGATCGATCCGAACCTCCCCGTCGTCATGATCACCAAGAACGAGGCCGAGGATCTCATGGAGCAGGCGATCGGCATGAAGATCGACGACTACCTGCTCAAGCCGATCAACCCGCTCCAGATCTATTCGGCGGCGAAGCGGCTCCTCGAGTCGCACCGCATCCAGGAGGGGGCCGCGAGCAAGGACTACCTGCAGGTCTACCGGCGGCTGAGCGACGAGATCGTCGGGCAAGCCGGGCCGGAGGACTGGATCCGCATCCACCAGGAACTCTCCTTCTGGGATCTCGAGTTCGACCGCTTCAGCGACACGGGGCTGGAGCAGACGCACGACGACCTGCGCAGGAACGCAAACATCGAGTTCGGCCGTTTCATCGAGGAGCGCTACGCCGGCTGGGTCAACTCCGACGACCGTCCCCTGCTCAGCGTCGACATCATGAAGCGATTCGTCATCCCGCGGCTGGCCGGGAAGCGGAAGGTCTATTTCATCGTCATCGACTGCATGCGGTTCGACCAGTGGCTCCGCATCGAGGATCTCATCGCTCCCTTCTTCACCGTCGGCCGCGACAGCTACATCTCGATCCTGCCGACGGCGACCCCCTACTCGCGCAACGCCATCTTCGCGGGACTCTTCCCCGACGAGATCGCCAGGCGGCACCCGCAGTGGTGGCTCGAGCGCTCGCGCGACGAGCTGAGCAAGAACCGCTTCGAGAACGAGCTGATGCTCGACCAGCTCAAGCGCCACCATCTCGACGGCCTCTCGACGAAGTACGTGAAGGTCTACGAATCGGAGGAGGCCAACGAGATCCGGAAGCAGGTGAACAGCTACCGGGGGATCGATCTCGTCGCGCTCGTCTTCAACTTCCTCGACATCCTCGCCCACGGACGCAGCCAGAGCGAGATCCTCCAGGAGATCGCGCCCGACGAGGGCGCGTTCCGCTCGCTGATGCGCACGTGGTTCGCGCACTCGGCGCTCTACGACATCCTCCAGCGGATCGCCGACCACGGCGCCTCGGTCGTCATCACGACCGATCACGGCTCGATTCTCGGCAAGAAGGCCTCGCTGGTCCACGGCAACCGCGACACGTCGACGAACCTGCGGTACAAGTTCGGCGAGAACATCAACGGCGATCCGAGGCAGACCCTTCTCGTTCGCCGTCCCGCCGACTTCCGGCTCCCCGCCGAGGGGCCGTCGAAGAACTACATCTTCGCCAAGGAGAACTACTACTTCGTCTACCCGACGAAGTTCCACGAGTACGAGAAGCAGTACCTGGGCACGTTCCAGCACGGCGGCATCTCGCTCGAGGAGATGATCATCCCCGTGATCACCCTCGAGCCGAAGTGA
- the serS gene encoding serine--tRNA ligase, with protein MLDRKMIRKDPERVRKGIERKGVEFDLDAFLSLDERLRALIRENEDLKAERNRVSDEISAIKKEGGDATEIIARMKDAANRIKELDAEMRDLSGELDDLQLAIPNLPHESVPDGNGPEDNPVVREWGTITEHPQEPLPHWEIAEKLGIVDLAAGAAITGRGFVVFRGDGARLVRALINLMLDMHADQGYEEVWVPFVVNRDCMVGTGQLPKMEEDMYLVEKDDLFLVPTAEVPVTNLLRERIVDGDRLPIRMTAYTPCFRREAGSYGQDTRGLIRVHEFDKVEMVRIASPDDSYAELETLLADAAAVLEALEIPYRVIELCTRDLSFGAAKCYDIETFATGVGKWLEVSSCSNFEDFQARRANIRFRPGAGGKPEFAHTLNGSGLALPRVIATILENNQTPTGKVRVPAALVPYMRGREFLEA; from the coding sequence ATGCTCGACCGGAAGATGATACGGAAGGACCCCGAACGGGTCAGGAAGGGCATCGAGCGCAAGGGCGTCGAGTTCGACCTCGACGCGTTCCTTTCGCTCGACGAGCGGCTGCGGGCGCTGATCCGGGAGAACGAGGATCTGAAGGCGGAGCGCAACCGCGTGTCGGACGAGATCTCCGCCATCAAGAAGGAGGGCGGGGACGCCACGGAGATCATCGCGCGCATGAAGGACGCGGCGAACCGCATCAAGGAGCTCGACGCGGAGATGAGGGATCTCTCCGGCGAGCTCGACGACCTCCAGCTCGCCATCCCCAACCTGCCGCACGAATCGGTGCCCGACGGGAACGGTCCGGAGGACAACCCGGTCGTCCGGGAGTGGGGGACGATCACGGAGCATCCGCAGGAGCCGCTGCCGCACTGGGAGATCGCCGAGAAGCTCGGCATCGTCGACCTCGCCGCCGGGGCCGCGATCACCGGGCGCGGGTTCGTCGTCTTCCGCGGCGACGGCGCGCGCCTCGTCAGGGCCCTGATCAACCTGATGCTCGACATGCACGCGGACCAGGGGTACGAGGAGGTGTGGGTGCCCTTCGTCGTCAATCGCGATTGCATGGTCGGCACCGGCCAGCTGCCGAAGATGGAGGAGGACATGTACCTCGTCGAGAAGGACGACCTCTTCCTCGTTCCGACCGCCGAGGTGCCCGTCACCAACCTGTTGCGCGAGCGCATCGTCGACGGCGACCGCCTGCCGATTCGCATGACCGCATACACGCCCTGCTTCCGGCGCGAGGCGGGTTCCTACGGGCAGGACACGCGGGGGTTGATCCGGGTGCACGAGTTCGACAAGGTCGAGATGGTGCGGATCGCGTCCCCCGATGATTCCTACGCGGAGCTGGAGACGCTCCTGGCCGACGCCGCGGCCGTGCTCGAGGCGCTCGAGATCCCCTACCGGGTCATCGAGCTCTGCACGCGGGATCTCTCGTTCGGCGCCGCGAAATGCTACGACATCGAGACGTTCGCGACGGGGGTCGGGAAGTGGCTCGAGGTATCCTCGTGCAGCAACTTCGAGGATTTCCAGGCGCGGCGGGCGAACATCCGCTTCCGGCCCGGGGCGGGAGGGAAGCCCGAATTCGCGCATACGCTCAACGGATCGGGACTCGCCCTGCCGCGCGTGATCGCGACGATACTCGAGAACAACCAGACGCCGACCGGCAAGGTCCGCGTCCCCGCCGCGCTCGTCCCGTACATGCGCGGCCGGGAATTCCTCGAGGCATAG